From the Trypanosoma brucei brucei TREU927 chromosome 6, complete sequence genome, the window GAACACGAACATACTCTTGAGGAGTTGTGGGAACGTATCCCACAGCCGTTGCAGGTGTGTATGCTTGCGGATGAAACGGCACGGGGTTAATCGCTGGTGGCGGTGTCGTCACCGGTGCGGGCGTTTTGGTTGTCGAAACAGTCGCTGGGGTTGGTTGAGCTTGCACAGAATGTGACACTACTGATTTTTGTTGCTGATGACTACCTGAGCTGGAAGTAAGAGGTGGTACAGTTCCCCAATACACTGGTGGAGCCTCTTCCACAGCAACCTCGTCCATAACACCAGGAAATAGAAATGTGTTGCTCTCCGTACGTGGCGGCTGTCCCCACTGTCCCTCACCATTACCCCATTGCGCACCTGGGGGAATGGGAGCGTTGAGGCCAGGAACTTTCAAACCGGGGTACGCTGGAGGAAGTCGTCGCATCGCCTGCATGCCGTAAAGCCATGGTGGTGGCGAGTGCGGCCCCATCCCAAGCCCCGTCCGAAGCCGCTGCGAAAGAACGCCTGGTGTATGACATCCCTTTGGTAGCCATTTACCCTCATAAAACACATCGCCAAACCGGCTTAGAGAGACGTTAAATCGTTTTCGCTGCAGCGGAGTGCCAGTAATGAAGCACGACACAAAAGCAACTTGGTCAATACTTGCCTTCTTGTCTCGTGTCGCACGAATCCGCTCGACACCTAGCAAAGCGATCTCCGGTGGAACAAGGTCTGTAGCCTTCTCGCGGTCCGCCTGATTGGCCATGAAAGCACGCAACCTGTTCCAGTGCTGCGGTACAGGCACTGTTCGCCGTACAGACTTTAAGAATACAGTAAACAGAGGATCTTCGGCATTGCCGTCGTGTTCAGAGACCATGGCACTGACATCAGAACCGTAGCGCTGCGCGACGGCTAGCTTTAGAGCTTCCCACGACATTTTCTGCCGCTgttgtttgttcttcttcGATTTCGAACCCGCGGCCTCATTCACCGTGATGGACGGAAGCTGCACGCGGTCCTCATCTTCCACATCCACATTACCGGTTTCGGCCACAGCGCGAGAAGTAACGTCACCAGCGGGTGATTTTTCACCATCGCTATCGGAGGAGAGAACGTATTGCACTTCAACCTCTTCAGCGTTTTGCAGACGCTCTCTTATGAACTTGGTCCTTTCCCTTAACTCTTCCTGCCGCTGCCGTCGCagtaactttttcttttttgcttccttcatACTTGAACTATAGGTTCCCTCCACTATTTCTGGCTGAAAATAGGAGAAAagatgtatatacatatatatacatatatatatatatatatatatattgtttacCCCACTCTTGAGTGGAGGGAGAATAGATACTAATGCCACAAAGTGTAACAGCTGCTAATGCGTCATACCATGACTTACCGTACGCATTTCATCGCATCAAAACGTTTCACCTCGTACTACTACTACCACTAATTTGCTACCTCAGCCGTGTGCAAGTGAAGGAGGGTACCTTCCTCCATTAATCTTCTGCCATTTGTGAATGTACTTTGGCGCTTGTCAACCGTATCACACTACACCCAGTCATCTGTTCAGTTTATCCCGTGCAGGGTGAGGCCAACTCAACGGGACACCCGGGGAGGAATCCAAATTTATCATTTGTTGGTATGTGTTTCTGAacgataaaacaaaaaagaagttcaGACGGTACACCTACGAAGGAGAGTAAATATTCCCCAAGTACAGCCGACAGAAACAATGATCGCGACAATGAGTTCCTATTAAAGTTGTAACTAACATTCCTACTGCCACCCACAACAACTTGGAGGTCGAAGTGAACGCTTGCAGACACTACAGACACCTCACCCTACGGATGGAGGTGAAGTGGCAAAGCACGCAAGATGACCCACACCACCTCACCCGCAGCATACACGAGTCCTGCCCAACTGACAGGCAAACCGCATATTCCAAAATGCAACATCACAGCTTGGTTTGTACACCTTGCAACACACTCGCGCTTTTTCGTTAGTAAAGTCGTAGgcatatttccccttctttgaaGCTACATTCCT encodes:
- a CDS encoding spliceosome-associated protein, putative → MKEAKKKKLLRRQRQEELRERTKFIRERLQNAEEVEVQYVLSSDSDGEKSPAGDVTSRAVAETGNVDVEDEDRVQLPSITVNEAAGSKSKKNKQQRQKMSWEALKLAVAQRYGSDVSAMVSEHDGNAEDPLFTVFLKSVRRTVPVPQHWNRLRAFMANQADREKATDLVPPEIALLGVERIRATRDKKASIDQVAFVSCFITGTPLQRKRFNVSLSRFGDVFYEGKWLPKGCHTPGVLSQRLRTGLGMGPHSPPPWLYGMQAMRRLPPAYPGLKVPGLNAPIPPGAQWGNGEGQWGQPPRTESNTFLFPGVMDEVAVEEAPPVYWGTVPPLTSSSGSHQQQKSVVSHSVQAQPTPATVSTTKTPAPVTTPPPAINPVPFHPQAYTPATAVGYVPTTPQEYVRVQDSTVGATVALGSVLVPKAAVGAATMNQQQRQQQPQQQPPAKQVVPPRAPTKF